The Acinetobacter sp. GSS19 genome includes a region encoding these proteins:
- a CDS encoding glycosyltransferase family 4 protein has protein sequence MDNTLYGFRGDFIKECIKNGHQVHVLVSEYSQQGLKKIESLGAVVSTYKLSRGGLNPLSDLASTWQLKNKIKSIQPDIVFPYSTKPVIYGTLAAYHARVPSIFGMIEGLGSPFTIHKHKQKFKSQLTRFMQVSLYRWVFRYLDKIMFLNQDDPRDLIDNYNIPCKPNAVEVIGPIGLNLADYAYSRWDESQPVSFIFIARLIAEKGIFDFIEAAKIVKQQHPEVTFKIIGGLDPANPSALSQTELDELIASGLIQYDGYVSDVAQRIKDSAVFVLPSYYREGVPRSTQEAMAVGRPVITTDVPGCRDTVVPGVNGFLIPKWNAKALANKMLYFIHNPDQVNLMGMESFKIASAHFDADKVNKKISNIMGLIA, from the coding sequence ATGGATAATACCTTATATGGATTCCGTGGTGACTTCATCAAAGAATGTATTAAAAATGGCCATCAGGTTCATGTGCTGGTTTCTGAATATTCCCAACAAGGTTTAAAAAAAATTGAGTCACTCGGAGCAGTGGTCAGTACCTATAAGCTAAGCCGAGGCGGACTGAATCCCTTGTCCGATCTCGCTTCTACCTGGCAATTGAAAAATAAAATCAAATCCATTCAGCCGGATATCGTCTTTCCCTATTCCACCAAACCGGTCATTTATGGCACCTTGGCCGCCTATCATGCACGTGTACCTTCGATTTTTGGCATGATTGAAGGCTTAGGTTCACCTTTCACGATCCATAAACATAAGCAGAAATTTAAAAGTCAGCTGACCCGTTTTATGCAAGTGTCCTTGTATCGCTGGGTATTCCGTTATTTAGACAAAATCATGTTTCTGAACCAGGATGATCCGCGTGATCTGATTGATAACTATAACATTCCTTGTAAACCGAATGCCGTTGAGGTGATTGGGCCGATTGGCCTGAATCTGGCTGATTATGCCTATTCACGCTGGGATGAAAGTCAGCCGGTGTCTTTTATTTTCATTGCCCGCCTAATTGCCGAGAAGGGCATTTTCGATTTTATCGAGGCGGCAAAAATCGTTAAACAACAGCATCCAGAGGTGACCTTCAAAATTATTGGTGGACTTGATCCCGCCAATCCATCAGCGCTCAGTCAGACCGAACTCGATGAGCTGATTGCTTCCGGTTTGATTCAGTATGATGGTTATGTTTCCGATGTGGCACAACGAATTAAAGACAGTGCGGTCTTTGTTTTGCCTTCTTATTATCGTGAAGGTGTACCGCGTAGTACGCAGGAAGCGATGGCGGTTGGCCGTCCGGTCATTACCACCGATGTTCCGGGTTGTCGCGATACTGTGGTACCTGGGGTAAATGGTTTTCTCATTCCGAAATGGAATGCCAAAGCCCTAGCCAATAAAATGCTCTATTTCATTCACAACCCAGATCAAGTCAATTTAATGGGTATGGAAAGTTTTAAAATCGCTTCAGCCCATTTTGATGCCGATAAAGTCAATAAAAAAATTAGTAATATCATGGGTTTAATTGCATAA
- a CDS encoding glycosyltransferase: MKILYVITGLTLGGAERIVCALADEMRKREHEIKIAYLTGEQIVQPHSQQIEVIPLGLNSPVQLISALFKYKKLIRDYQPDIVHAHMVHANIFSRIGRLFTRVQRLICTAHNSNEGGKLRMLAYRYSNFLSDLNTNVSREATEAFIEKGAFKPQDAVTIYNGIDLKRFAQAEKPNTVSEKIICLSVGRLNPQKDYSNLFRAISILEPKLPPHIEFHIAGDGELKDDLEKEIESLGLEKRVFLLGKRADIPELLNQADFFILPSKNEGLPTVIIEAMACQCFVIATDCGGSAEIMGETGLLVPPQNSHALAAALQQALALDQTTIQNNNREARQRVEQKFSLDHSVQQWLNIYAQS, encoded by the coding sequence ATGAAAATTTTATATGTGATTACCGGACTAACGCTAGGTGGGGCCGAACGGATTGTCTGTGCTCTGGCCGATGAAATGCGTAAGCGTGAGCATGAAATCAAGATTGCTTATCTGACTGGAGAGCAAATTGTTCAGCCACATTCTCAGCAGATCGAAGTGATTCCTTTAGGTCTGAATTCTCCAGTTCAGCTTATCTCGGCATTATTTAAATATAAAAAATTAATTCGGGATTATCAGCCAGATATCGTGCACGCGCATATGGTACACGCCAATATTTTTTCTCGGATTGGCCGGCTTTTTACCCGTGTGCAGCGTTTAATCTGTACCGCGCATAATTCCAATGAGGGTGGAAAATTACGCATGTTGGCCTATCGCTACAGTAATTTCCTCTCGGATCTCAATACCAACGTCAGCCGGGAGGCGACTGAGGCTTTTATCGAGAAAGGAGCTTTTAAACCACAGGATGCAGTCACGATTTATAACGGGATTGATTTAAAGCGTTTCGCTCAGGCGGAAAAACCCAACACAGTCTCAGAAAAGATCATCTGTTTATCGGTCGGACGTTTAAATCCACAAAAAGACTATTCGAATTTATTTCGGGCCATTTCCATTCTGGAGCCGAAACTCCCGCCTCATATTGAATTTCATATTGCTGGTGACGGAGAGCTTAAAGACGATCTGGAAAAAGAAATTGAAAGTTTGGGACTGGAAAAACGGGTGTTCCTGCTCGGTAAACGGGCCGACATTCCAGAACTGCTGAATCAAGCCGACTTTTTTATTTTACCGTCTAAAAACGAAGGCTTACCCACCGTGATTATTGAAGCCATGGCTTGCCAATGTTTCGTCATCGCGACTGACTGTGGCGGTTCGGCAGAAATTATGGGCGAAACCGGCCTGCTTGTCCCTCCACAAAACAGCCATGCCTTGGCAGCTGCCTTACAGCAGGCTTTGGCCTTAGATCAAACCACCATCCAAAACAATAACCGTGAAGCCCGACAACGCGTAGAACAAAAATTTTCTTTAGATCATTCCGTCCAACAATGGTTAAATATTTATGCGCAATCTTAA
- a CDS encoding EpsG family protein yields the protein MIYWGIMFFLSMASLTSQYKTAVSKLTFYMFMFFLFLFVAFRYQISLDWWNYLVIFSNHLYLDFDQVMARDEPLFGLINWAGGRLGFTDTLFTYIVCAIIVFFFLTKFLLRSRAYWYGLLIYFPVHILVVSMGYVRQSVAIAILLYAFLKLLDKKNLQFLFWVFVAFLFHRSAIIMLFFFPLQYLNVSKVMAYLYQAASILVITGILFLSVQSENSVYTSGEMTSTGTYLRLVLHVVPLYYYLKYRDSFFKVNYLDFYKVLDFYFVLICTCFLLSIGFSTLADRFNLYMIFFDLFVLLTLYFHLSKNRRNNMVLLTILLNVLAFSLWKIFGFGAHKSYEYQNYIINYLGNSLF from the coding sequence ATGATTTATTGGGGAATCATGTTTTTCTTGTCGATGGCTTCACTCACGAGCCAGTACAAAACAGCAGTCAGTAAGCTGACTTTTTACATGTTCATGTTTTTCCTGTTTCTGTTTGTCGCATTTAGATATCAGATCAGTCTGGACTGGTGGAATTATCTGGTCATTTTTTCCAATCATCTTTATCTCGATTTTGATCAGGTCATGGCCAGAGATGAACCTCTATTTGGTTTAATCAACTGGGCGGGCGGCAGACTGGGTTTCACCGATACGCTGTTTACCTATATCGTCTGCGCAATTATTGTTTTTTTCTTTCTGACCAAATTCCTATTGCGCTCCAGAGCCTACTGGTATGGGCTGCTGATTTATTTCCCTGTCCATATTCTTGTTGTTTCAATGGGTTATGTTCGGCAATCTGTTGCGATTGCGATTTTACTTTACGCATTTTTAAAGCTGTTGGATAAGAAGAACCTGCAATTCCTATTCTGGGTATTCGTGGCTTTTCTGTTTCACCGTTCAGCCATCATTATGCTGTTTTTTTTCCCGCTGCAATATCTGAATGTCAGCAAAGTCATGGCATATCTCTACCAGGCTGCTTCCATTCTAGTCATTACCGGGATTTTATTTTTATCGGTACAAAGTGAAAACAGTGTTTATACCAGTGGTGAAATGACCTCAACAGGCACGTATTTGCGTCTAGTCCTGCATGTCGTTCCCCTGTATTACTACCTGAAATACCGGGATAGCTTCTTTAAAGTCAATTATCTGGACTTTTATAAGGTGCTGGATTTCTATTTTGTCCTGATCTGTACCTGTTTCCTGTTGAGTATCGGCTTTTCTACTTTAGCGGATCGTTTCAACCTGTACATGATCTTTTTTGATCTGTTTGTTCTGCTCACGCTGTATTTCCATTTGAGCAAAAACCGCCGAAACAACATGGTTCTGCTCACCATCCTGCTCAATGTACTGGCGTTCAGTCTGTGGAAAATCTTCGGATTTGGCGCGCATAAATCATACGAATACCAAAATTACATAATTAATTACTTGGGAAATAGTCTCTTCTAA